A DNA window from Capnocytophaga sp. ARDL2 contains the following coding sequences:
- the pgi gene encoding glucose-6-phosphate isomerase — MALLKINPTETKAWEKLNYHYLKLQYDRIQDFFSYDDQRVKKMHIEWKDILLDFSKNKITDHTLKLLFELANEVELKKGIEAMFSGEIINETEKRAVAHVALRDWNNQLQLPFYQEVQEALQKIKVFTENILSGTTKGSTGKAFTDVVNIGIGGSDLGPKMVVESLQDYKTHLHTHYISNIDYDAIKETLEKLNPETTLIIIVSKSFTTLETLTNADAIKNWIVKANLKTEDHLIAVSSAIDKAVAYGIDADNIFRMWDWVGGRFSLWSAVGLSIALAVGYEHFIELLKGAQEMDEHFLRTPFQENIPVILGLIGIWYANFFGYETEAIVPYSNRLASLPAYLQQVIMESNGKNMSREGYLVDYQTCNIVWGEIGTNSQHAFFQLFHQGSKIIPTDFIGFINPFTPSEMHHQLMANFFAQTEGLMNGKTGAYENTDNTDGLAKYRIFRGNRPTNTLLINKLTPKNIGSLLALYEHKTFVQGYIWNIYSFDQFGVEYGKQLAQSISNEIKNQKVGQHDASTSFLLEHYLKKQNR, encoded by the coding sequence ATGGCACTACTAAAAATAAATCCAACAGAAACAAAAGCTTGGGAAAAACTCAATTATCACTACTTGAAATTGCAATACGATCGCATTCAAGATTTTTTTTCGTATGATGATCAACGAGTAAAAAAAATGCACATTGAGTGGAAAGATATTCTCTTGGATTTTTCAAAAAATAAAATTACCGACCATACATTGAAGCTCCTTTTCGAATTGGCAAATGAAGTAGAATTGAAAAAGGGAATTGAGGCTATGTTTTCGGGCGAAATCATCAATGAAACAGAAAAAAGAGCTGTCGCTCATGTGGCATTGCGTGATTGGAACAATCAATTGCAATTACCTTTTTATCAAGAGGTACAAGAGGCTTTGCAAAAGATAAAAGTATTTACAGAAAATATTTTATCAGGTACAACCAAAGGTTCTACAGGAAAAGCCTTTACAGATGTAGTAAATATTGGAATTGGCGGTTCGGATTTAGGCCCTAAAATGGTAGTGGAAAGTTTGCAAGATTATAAAACGCATCTTCACACTCATTACATTTCCAATATTGATTATGATGCCATAAAGGAAACTTTAGAAAAATTAAATCCAGAAACCACCTTGATTATCATAGTATCTAAATCATTTACAACTTTAGAAACATTGACCAATGCAGATGCAATCAAAAACTGGATTGTAAAGGCAAATCTAAAAACCGAAGACCATTTGATTGCCGTTTCGAGTGCCATAGACAAAGCGGTAGCTTACGGAATTGATGCTGATAACATTTTCCGTATGTGGGATTGGGTTGGCGGAAGATTTTCATTGTGGTCGGCAGTAGGTCTTTCAATAGCTTTGGCTGTAGGCTATGAGCATTTTATCGAATTGTTGAAAGGAGCTCAAGAAATGGACGAACATTTCTTACGCACACCCTTTCAAGAAAATATTCCTGTGATTTTGGGATTGATTGGAATTTGGTATGCCAATTTCTTTGGTTACGAAACCGAAGCAATTGTACCATATAGCAATCGTTTGGCTTCACTTCCTGCCTATTTGCAACAAGTCATTATGGAAAGTAACGGTAAAAACATGTCGAGAGAAGGATATTTAGTTGACTATCAAACCTGTAATATCGTTTGGGGAGAAATCGGAACCAATTCTCAACACGCTTTTTTCCAGTTGTTTCATCAAGGGTCGAAAATCATTCCTACGGATTTTATTGGTTTTATCAACCCATTTACTCCATCCGAAATGCACCATCAATTGATGGCAAATTTCTTTGCCCAAACTGAAGGATTGATGAACGGAAAAACAGGAGCTTATGAAAACACCGACAATACAGATGGTTTGGCAAAATATCGTATTTTTAGAGGCAACAGACCTACTAACACACTTTTGATCAACAAATTGACCCCAAAAAACATCGGAAGTCTTTTGGCATTGTACGAACACAAAACATTTGTTCAAGGCTACATTTGGAATATCTATAGTTTTGATCAATTTGGAGTGGAATACGGAAAGCAATTGGCTCAATCTATCAGCAATGAAATAAAAAATCAAAAGGTAGGACAGCATGATGCCTCTACAAGTTTTCTTTTAGAACATTACTTAAAAAAGCAAAATAGATAA
- a CDS encoding 5-(carboxyamino)imidazole ribonucleotide synthase, which produces MDYFSSEFKLGILGGGQLGKMLLTDTRKFDIQTYVLDPSAEAPCQFGATKFFQGSLTDYDTVMQLGNQVDVLTIEIENVNLDALETLEKQGKKVFPSASTLQLIKNKGNQKDFYTKHSIPTAPYHRFSSVDDLKSAVNEGKVSLPFVWKATEGGYDGNGVKVVRKVEDLEVLPYTECIAETMIPFKNELAVIVARSASGEIKTYPVVEMEFHPEANQVEYVICPARIDDTVATKAREVALKVSEAYNHVGLLAVEMFQTQDDEILVNEVAPRPHNSGHYSIEASYTSQFEQHIRAILDLPLGNTESKVAGIMVNLVGEEGYSGQVVYENIEKIMAIDGVTPHIYGKRETRPFRKMGHVTIVNEDMTEARKVAQQVKETIRVISK; this is translated from the coding sequence ATGGATTATTTTTCTTCTGAATTCAAATTAGGAATTTTAGGTGGTGGTCAATTGGGAAAAATGCTTTTGACCGATACGCGTAAATTCGACATACAAACTTATGTGTTAGATCCAAGTGCCGAAGCTCCTTGCCAGTTTGGGGCAACGAAGTTTTTTCAAGGTAGTCTTACAGATTATGATACGGTAATGCAACTTGGAAATCAAGTAGATGTATTGACCATCGAAATCGAAAATGTAAACTTAGATGCTTTGGAAACTTTAGAAAAACAAGGTAAAAAAGTTTTCCCATCGGCTAGTACTTTGCAATTGATAAAAAATAAAGGAAATCAGAAAGATTTTTATACAAAACACAGTATTCCCACTGCTCCATATCATAGATTTTCATCTGTTGATGATTTAAAATCTGCGGTAAACGAAGGAAAAGTTAGCCTTCCTTTTGTGTGGAAAGCTACCGAAGGTGGTTACGACGGAAATGGTGTAAAAGTGGTGAGAAAAGTCGAAGATTTGGAGGTTTTACCCTATACAGAATGTATTGCCGAAACGATGATTCCTTTCAAAAACGAATTGGCAGTGATTGTTGCTCGTTCGGCTTCGGGAGAAATCAAAACTTATCCTGTAGTTGAAATGGAATTTCACCCAGAGGCCAATCAAGTAGAATATGTGATTTGTCCGGCTCGTATCGATGATACAGTGGCAACCAAAGCCAGAGAAGTTGCATTGAAAGTATCAGAAGCCTACAACCATGTGGGATTGTTGGCAGTGGAAATGTTCCAAACGCAAGACGATGAAATTTTGGTAAACGAAGTAGCTCCAAGACCTCACAATTCGGGGCATTACTCAATAGAGGCAAGTTATACTTCTCAATTTGAACAACATATACGTGCTATTTTAGATTTGCCATTGGGTAATACCGAAAGCAAAGTAGCTGGAATCATGGTAAATTTGGTAGGAGAAGAAGGATATTCTGGCCAGGTAGTATATGAAAATATCGAAAAAATTATGGCTATTGACGGAGTCACGCCACATATTTACGGAAAAAGAGAAACGCGTCCGTTTAGAAAAATGGGGCATGTAACCATCGTAAACGAAGACATGACCGAAGCCAGAAAAGTAGCACAACAAGTAAAAGAAACCATAAGAGTAATAAGCAAATAA
- a CDS encoding 6-pyruvoyl tetrahydropterin synthase family protein, whose amino-acid sequence MKVTVSRKAHFNAAHRLHNKNWDDATNEKIFGKCNNPNFHGHNYELIVHITGEVNPDTGYVIDMKILADIIYEEVEQAFDHKNLNVDVDDFKNLNPTAEHIAYVIYHKIAKRIDKSLELEVELYETPRNFVRYSGK is encoded by the coding sequence ATGAAAGTTACCGTTAGTAGAAAAGCACATTTCAATGCAGCCCACCGTTTGCACAATAAAAACTGGGACGATGCAACCAATGAAAAAATCTTTGGCAAGTGCAACAATCCCAATTTTCACGGACACAACTACGAATTGATTGTGCATATCACAGGTGAGGTAAATCCGGATACAGGCTATGTAATCGATATGAAAATTTTGGCAGATATTATTTACGAAGAGGTTGAACAGGCTTTTGATCATAAAAATCTAAATGTAGATGTAGATGATTTTAAAAATCTAAATCCAACAGCTGAACACATTGCCTATGTAATTTATCATAAAATTGCTAAACGAATAGACAAATCGTTAGAATTGGAAGTAGAATTGTACGAAACTCCAAGAAATTTTGTCAGATATTCAGGAAAATAA
- the purE gene encoding 5-(carboxyamino)imidazole ribonucleotide mutase, with amino-acid sequence MKVAIVMGSISDMPVMQQAIDVLKEFGVETHVDIVSAHRTPEKLVDFSTNAHKNGINVIIAGAGGAAHLPGMVASMSPLPVIGVPVKSSNSIDGWDSVLSILQMPGGVPVATVALNGAKNAGLLAVQILASQNANLLEKMIAYKQGLKEAVLKASEGLGK; translated from the coding sequence ATGAAAGTAGCCATAGTAATGGGTAGTATCTCAGATATGCCTGTAATGCAACAAGCCATAGATGTATTGAAAGAATTTGGAGTAGAGACACATGTGGATATTGTTTCTGCACATCGTACACCAGAAAAATTGGTTGATTTTTCTACCAATGCGCACAAAAACGGAATCAATGTAATTATTGCCGGAGCAGGAGGAGCTGCACATTTGCCAGGAATGGTGGCTTCTATGAGTCCACTACCTGTGATTGGTGTACCAGTAAAATCGTCAAACTCTATCGACGGTTGGGATTCTGTATTGTCTATTTTGCAAATGCCTGGTGGTGTACCTGTGGCAACTGTAGCGTTGAACGGAGCTAAAAATGCAGGTTTGTTGGCAGTGCAAATATTAGCAAGTCAAAATGCTAACTTGTTAGAAAAAATGATTGCTTATAAACAAGGTTTGAAAGAGGCAGTTTTGAAAGCAAGTGAAGGTTTGGGGAAATAA
- the idi gene encoding isopentenyl-diphosphate Delta-isomerase, translating to MEKVILVDTNDNPIGLMEKIEAHEKALLHRAFSVFVINVKKEVLLQQRAAHKYHSPLLWTNTCCSHQRENETNLQAGKRRLKEEMGMEVPLEEVFSFIYKAPFDNGLTEHEFDHVMIGYSNQSPVINPEEVADWKWMDIIELRNDIEANPQVYTEWFKIIFQKFYHYIESKL from the coding sequence ATGGAAAAAGTAATATTGGTAGATACCAACGACAATCCGATTGGTTTGATGGAAAAAATCGAAGCTCATGAGAAAGCTTTGCTACATCGTGCATTTTCGGTTTTTGTAATCAACGTTAAAAAAGAGGTGCTTTTGCAACAAAGAGCCGCTCACAAATACCATTCACCTTTGTTGTGGACAAATACTTGTTGCAGCCATCAACGAGAAAACGAAACCAATCTACAAGCGGGTAAACGCCGTTTGAAGGAAGAAATGGGGATGGAAGTGCCTTTGGAAGAAGTGTTTAGTTTTATTTACAAGGCTCCATTCGACAATGGACTCACCGAACACGAATTCGACCATGTGATGATTGGATATTCCAACCAAAGTCCTGTAATCAATCCTGAGGAAGTTGCCGATTGGAAATGGATGGACATTATCGAATTAAGAAACGATATCGAAGCCAATCCGCAGGTTTATACCGAGTGGTTTAAAATCATTTTTCAAAAATTTTATCATTACATAGAGTCAAAACTGTAA
- a CDS encoding MFS transporter: MNTFKKDDKKIINAWTFYDWANSVYSLVVSSSVFPLFYGLLFAQREMRSWTIGSTEVPSESIISYLTAFGFIIISIISPVLSGVADYLGNKKFFLKLFCYLGATGCMLLYFFSLDYFYFSLSFYLMALLGFWGSLVFYNSYLPDIVSKENQDRVSAKGFGMGYIGSVLLLIILLVIIMKHELFGFQNTEQAMRFSFVAVGLWWIGFSQISYRYLPNFRNDKKFEMGILTNGLKELKKVYFQIKENAVISKYLQAFFVYNMAVQTIMIIAAYFGEKEIQWKDSNQRTIGLIISIMIIQLIAIIGAFLTSKLASKIGNFKTLIVINCIWIGICLYAYTILQPIQFYITAGCVGFVMGGIQSLSRSTFSKLLPKTEDTTSFFSFFDSTEKIGIVFGMSMYGLITQLTGKVQNAILLFAIFFIIGVILLVQTLRIEKKSKK; this comes from the coding sequence ATGAACACCTTTAAAAAAGACGATAAAAAAATTATTAATGCTTGGACATTTTACGATTGGGCAAATTCTGTGTATTCGTTAGTGGTGAGTTCGTCTGTATTTCCTTTATTTTACGGATTGCTCTTTGCTCAACGTGAAATGAGAAGTTGGACTATAGGCTCAACCGAAGTTCCTAGCGAATCTATCATTAGTTACCTTACTGCTTTTGGCTTTATTATCATATCCATTATTTCTCCTGTTTTATCCGGTGTAGCCGATTATTTGGGCAATAAAAAGTTTTTCCTCAAATTGTTTTGCTATTTGGGAGCAACAGGTTGTATGCTATTGTATTTTTTCTCATTGGATTACTTTTATTTTAGTCTTTCATTTTATTTGATGGCATTGCTTGGCTTTTGGGGAAGTTTGGTATTTTACAACTCGTATCTACCCGATATTGTTTCAAAGGAAAATCAAGACCGAGTGAGTGCCAAAGGTTTTGGAATGGGTTATATAGGCAGTGTACTTTTATTGATTATTTTACTCGTCATCATAATGAAGCACGAACTTTTTGGTTTTCAAAATACTGAACAAGCAATGCGTTTTTCTTTTGTAGCTGTAGGATTGTGGTGGATCGGTTTTAGTCAGATTAGTTATCGATATTTACCCAATTTCAGGAATGATAAAAAATTTGAAATGGGTATTTTAACCAACGGACTCAAAGAACTAAAAAAGGTATATTTTCAAATCAAAGAAAATGCGGTAATTAGCAAATATCTACAAGCGTTTTTTGTGTATAATATGGCGGTGCAAACTATCATGATTATTGCTGCTTATTTTGGTGAAAAAGAAATTCAATGGAAAGACAGTAACCAACGCACTATAGGATTGATTATTAGTATCATGATCATACAATTAATCGCTATTATTGGGGCATTTCTCACTTCAAAATTGGCAAGTAAAATTGGCAATTTCAAAACATTGATAGTCATCAATTGTATATGGATAGGAATTTGCTTATATGCCTACACTATTTTACAACCTATACAATTTTATATCACAGCTGGTTGCGTAGGATTTGTAATGGGTGGAATTCAATCTCTTTCTCGTTCTACATTTTCTAAATTATTGCCTAAAACAGAAGATACCACCTCTTTTTTCAGTTTTTTTGATTCTACAGAAAAGATTGGAATTGTATTCGGTATGAGCATGTACGGACTCATTACACAACTGACAGGAAAAGTACAAAATGCTATATTACTATTTGCAATTTTCTTTATTATTGGGGTAATTTTACTGGTACAAACCTTGAGAATTGAAAAAAAAAGTAAAAAATAA